The window atatatatatatatatatatatatgtataatgctTGTAAAAATAGATTAGaaattatttttatgtataatattgcaaaattaaaaatataaattgatTCCTAAACGTTACTATGAGTTTCTATTTTAACGTTTTAATAGAATATAATTCCCTTACAGATACATCCTCTAGCACAAAGAAGCCAAGTTACCCAACCAATGATGATATCTTTCCACACAAAACTGGCTATTGCCGGTCACATTCACCAATAACTCTGACTCAATAACTTGTAATATCAGGTTTCCGGTTGGTTAACGACTCAATAATTTATCTCCCTTCGGTGCTCATCCACATCCGCAGACACTATATATACCACCACATCCTTCAGGTCTTGGATGTCGGCTTCCCTCGTTAAAGCCTATAGTTTTCTCTCATATTAGCCAGTGATTCCTTCATTATTTACTCTTATGCCATTCTAGGTTATGGTTGCTGTTGTTAACTGCAAACCGCAGAGCCTCAGCTCCTCCCCTGCCATCGGCTTCCCCCGATTCCGCTACTTCCGCTACCGCCGCCTCCGGTGACGAATATCTATCTATTCCTACCTTAATCGGATTTCATTCCTAAGTGTATATAGCTTAATAGACTTGTAGATACAAAAAATTATAAGATGTCAACGAAGAAGAGCAGCCCGAAGGAACAGGGGAAGAACAAGAAGGGGAGATTATCTGAGAAATCGGTGTCGTTTCACGGCCGTGTTCCTGAAGATATGGTTGGGAAGTTGATTAGGCCAAGGACAGTGCCAAATTTGATCACCGGTAGAGGTGCGATTACGACGGAGGCGATTACGCCTCCGAAGCTGACGAAGTTGTTGCTTAACGTCACGGTTCAGAGAAGTTTAGGTCCCGTGCAGGTGTTGATATCTCCGGAATCGACCGTCGGTGACCTTATCGCTGCCGCTCTCCGCCAGTACTCCAAGGAAGGCCGGCGAGTGATATTTCCGTCTCTAGATCCTTCCGGATTTGATCTTCATTACTCGCAATTTAGTCTAGAAAGTAAGTGAAATCCCTTTTCTCTCTCGTTAGATTCACACACTAACAACAAACATTAAGCTAAAATTTGCTGTTTGCATGATGACGTTAATCGACCAAATAAGTAGCTAATCTGCTACATAATCGTAATCGACAGGTTTATCTAGAGACGAGAAGTTAAACGAGTTAGGTTCACGGAATTTCTTCCTTTGTCCTAAGCAACCGGCTACCACTGCCGGAAGTAGCGGTGGTCATGGTGAAGTCGGAGTCAGTTACGTTGGGATGACTACTACATCACCGCCATCATCGTCCACCTGCTCGACGGAAGCAGAGAAAGTGACGAAAGGCGGAGCAGTCTGGCTCAGGTTCATGGAATTCATGCTGTAAGATTTGATCATATTGATTGATTTTTACTACAGTATTTGTAGTTTCAAATTAATTGGTATTCAAATTTCTGGTTCCAATTCAGTTTCCGAATTTCATCAAAATAAAGATTGATTTTAAGATTGATTGATGATTGGGTTTGAAATTGATGTACATGGATTAGCTATTTAGCTTGTATGAGTATACAATCTCAATAATATAATGTTAAAAGTCATACTCGCAATATTTAAGTTATAATTTGGAATATATTTATTTGATAATTGAACAAATGGATGGAATCTTTTGTTGGACCTCGGATTGGTCCGATTTAGACCCGATCTTGTCGGGTGTTTTAATGATGTTTGTTTTACTGTCACATGATTCCAACGAGGGTCAACACCGTTGTGAATCGTTTTGGTTGTTGAAGGCTTTTCTACCATTTCATTCAAAGAGCATTGGGTCCAGGTCAATGTTATAACACCACTTCACATGTCAGCTCAACTATAACACCACCTTAACACCATGTAGGAAATGATGTTCCTTGTTATGACATGTtatgagagtagagagagagagagagagagagaggcaaaGAAAAATGATGCTATTGGCCAATTCTCCCGTTGCAAAATGTCATGACACCAACGAGATGTACCATAacacatggggggggggggggggggtgttcccCGTCACAACGGTCGTTGAGGGTGCCACATCACCGGTTGGTTCTCATTTTTGGCCCATACCGCATCCTCTTATACTATTAGGTGTGGGCAACATATTATTACATGTTACCACACTCAAAAGGTGTCATGTCAGCATCCTATTCATACATAGGTGTTATAACACCCAAGGTGAAAATAAACAACATCTAATAACATGTGATAATAtcaattattttgtattttatttttatttttttttgatgtttttttttctatatttcgaatttgtttttttatttatttatatttgaaaagtaaaaataaaattttaataaaatttaaattaaaaacaacattaaaaaaattacaacaaaacacaaaaacatttaaaaacctaaatagcaaaaaataaaataaaataaaataaaataaaaaaagatgaTAAAACCTATATTTTTTGGCCTAAAACTATTCATCTTCGTTTTCGTGACCAACAAAGATGTAATCCATCAAGTCTTCACGGAGTTGCTTGTATTTTCGCTGATCTTGAATATCAACCACTATATGTAAATATTCTGATGTCCCTAGTTTAAATTGCACATGTCTTGGCTCCGTAGGCAAATACATTGCAATATTGCGTCCTTTATCTTCGACAACCATgtatgcattatgatacatgcatacatgatatATCGTAGAGTATCTAACTCATAAGGTCTCGTTGCATGTTCAACTATGTGCCATTTTGATTTCAAAACCCCAAAAGTACGTTCAAACGTCCTTACGTGCTCCTTCTTGTCGTCTCTTGAAATATTTGTCCCTTGGATCTATTGGGTGTCGAAACGCCTTTACAAACATGGAATATTGTGGATATATTTCGTCTGTAAGGTAATACCCAAACTTATATTTGTTTTCATTCACTGTGAATGGAGCATCCAGGGCTTTTCCTGACAAAAGATCGTCAAATATTGGTGATTGATCGAGAACGTTGACGTCGTTGTTAGAACCCGCAACCCCGAAAAAAGCATGTCAAATCCATAAATCTTGTGAAGCAACAGTCTCTAAGACCAACGAAGACGCTCCATGATGACCGCTCGAATACTGGCATTTCCACGCCACAGGGCAATTTCTCCATTTCCAGTGTGTGCAGTCAATGCTCCCAAGCATACCCAGAAAACAATGTCTTTCTTCATGCGCTGCATATAGTTGTTGCATATCATGCAACGAAGGTTTGCGCAAGTATTGGTCACCAAAGGTTTCAACAACACTTCTTGCCAATAAATACAAACTTTCTCGTGCGTTCCTCTCAGACATTCTCATATAATCGTCAATAGAATCGGGCGACTCCCCCATTGCCATAAGTTTTATTGCAGCAACACATTTTTGCAACCCTGTGAAGCCTCGTTTGCCTTTAGCATTATATCTCATTTGGAAAAATTCATacctaaataaatattaaacatgtaaaaattgtatttattttatctaaaagtgacattttgtaatttataaaaattgaaacaaacgaTACCTTGCTTCCGTAGCGTTGGCTATCCTTTCAAAGACATTTTTTCGCAAACGGAATCTTCTTTTGAAATCGTTTGGCTGGTAGACACAATTTTCGGAAAAGTAATCATTAACTAGTCGTCTATGCCCTTCCTCACGATCTCTATTTAACACTACACGTCGCGTGAGTAGTGGAGCTGGATCTAGCTGTAGTAGGTTGTCTGTATAATACCGGTACATCATACTCACGTACAAACCGTCTTCGTCGTTATCATCGTTGTACGGATGAGTCGGATCAAGACGATTcatattttggttttgaaatattGAAAGAATTATGTAGTTGAgagaaatttatgtttttgtattTAAAAATGATATAAGTTGTATGTATTTatagtgtaattttttttttaataagttACTGTTTGAAAAAATGGTCGAAATTGTGACCGTTTGCATCAATTAACCGCGTTATGGCCCGTTGTCGTGATAACATATAGTAACGTAACACCTAATAAGGACTAGGCGGGGGGTGTTCCACCCGTTATGGCGCCGTTATTAGCGTGCCAAGTCGGATAACGTGGGTTGCGTGTTGCCCACAACCGACTCTCTTAAGATATATATAGTACATCAAAAAGTCACATAACTCAACTCAATCATATCCACATATAACTTAAAAAGATAAGTACAATCTTTTATGACATAAGTTCAAATGATTGAAAATGCCCAATTTGTGAATGAGGTTGTGAAATTGATTTTTTCCATGTTATTTTGTCAAAATATATGACCGTTGCGTTAAGGTATGTGCATAGGAGATAATAATTAACCCGTTGACGATGGAGTCATGAAAAAAGTGACATTccaacctcatatgctatgtatCTTTACGAAACACTGAGTTTATAACCTCATACAATATGAATggaaattaaacattttaaataCAAGTACACGAGGTTTAAGATACAAATACAAATAGGACCGAATACACGGTTGATATAATCTATATGCTAACAACCCCCATGGTTGATATAATCTATATACTAACAACGCCCCACACTTTGATCGTCATTCAAACTGGGTCTGAAATCGAGGAAGAGAGACAATGGAAACCCTTTAGTGAAGATATCAACATGTTGGGGATGTAGATggaatattgtgacatccccaatttaacggccagaaaagaccgatttgtttatgctttgtttttaaaatcagagtaatcgtttaaagaaaattggtgctgaatttgttcccaaaacaaaatatgataagaatttatcaaaaagtttctcaaagagaatgtattttcattatataacaaaatctcgggatgtcatgtttcgatacaggcacataagtataaacagaacttatatttatttacactaatgatttacatctcctttaatctctcagtgaaatatgtcttcgtattgatacctgtgatacaaagaaaactgagtaggtcaggcttgggagcctggtgagcatatagggttctcaacccacaataatacatttattatattcaatcatcaaacaatcaactcaaatacccatccctatatctcctttattttctcaagggtttaccctaagaacccataatccttcattcattcattcataaagatttacctaaggaattggcacgaaatccattgctgccaaagtttatctatcagatactaaatccatagctattagGCGCTaagtccatagtcaccaaggtttactcaataggcacgaagtcacatcgtcaccaaggttcatcaaataggcacgaagtcacatcgtcaccaaggttttactcaataggcacgaagtcgcgtCGTCACCAAGGTtttttactcaataggcacgaagtcgcattgtCACCAAGGCTtgctcaataggcacgaagtcgcatcgtcgccaactattccatctacccatgttctacccaacatttttgtagatataaatacaaacacagtttaaatcatttaacacccgtataaaaacatcaattccaagcccatctcaaatagacaaataatatataacacatagcacgtattttatagttaatattttatatttatgtgttagaagaaagtaactatacactcacttgatcagaagatgatcggacagcactacggcttgaagaagtagtattcttcggtgaaaccaggagatcttcacaaaaaaccgggcttctcgcgggcagagcttcgacttggaaatttcacttctcgggatcttcggggttcgggacttgcttcgggtctcgggaatgataccagggcttcaggatatttcttgcacgcaaaacgatgcaaaacgagaGAGAAAGGAAAGAATAGAGCACCAAAACTCGGCAGCCCTCAAcgtctatttatagggtgctgaatatgggattatgttgggcgtaaatcTAGGTACGTTGGGAGTactcagtacgttgggcgtactaagccttacgttgggcatacgcgacgtcattgcatgcgtatGTAGTCGAgtgacgtcattgcatgcgtagcTGAGGCGgttccgg of the Lactuca sativa cultivar Salinas chromosome 6, Lsat_Salinas_v11, whole genome shotgun sequence genome contains:
- the LOC111896636 gene encoding uncharacterized protein LOC111896636; protein product: MSTKKSSPKEQGKNKKGRLSEKSVSFHGRVPEDMVGKLIRPRTVPNLITGRGAITTEAITPPKLTKLLLNVTVQRSLGPVQVLISPESTVGDLIAAALRQYSKEGRRVIFPSLDPSGFDLHYSQFSLESLSRDEKLNELGSRNFFLCPKQPATTAGSSGGHGEVGVSYVGMTTTSPPSSSTCSTEAEKVTKGGAVWLRFMEFML
- the LOC111896616 gene encoding uncharacterized protein LOC111896616, with the translated sequence MNRLDPTHPYNDDNDEDGLYVSMMYRYYTDNLLQLDPAPLLTRRVVLNRDREEGHRRLVNDYFSENCVYQPNDFKRRFRLRKNVFERIANATEARYEFFQMRYNAKGKRGFTGLQKCVAAIKLMAMGESPDSIDDYMRMSERNARESLYLLARSVVETFGDQYLRKPSLHDMQQLYAAHEERHCFLGKALDAPFTVNENKYKFGYYLTDEIYPQYSMFVKAFRHPIDPRDKYFKRRQEGAHKGRNIAMYLPTEPRHVQFKLGTSEYLHIVVDIQDQRKYKQLREDLMDYIFVGHENEDE